One window of the Sulfitobacter alexandrii genome contains the following:
- the rplL gene encoding 50S ribosomal protein L7/L12, with product MADLKKLAEEIVGLTLLEAQELKTILKDEYGIEPAAGGAVMMAGPADGGGAAEEEKTEFDVVLKNAGASKINVIKEVRGITGLGLKEAKDLVEAGGKIKEGVDKAEAEDIKSKLEAAGAEVELA from the coding sequence ATGGCTGATCTGAAGAAACTGGCAGAAGAGATCGTTGGTCTGACCCTGCTGGAAGCACAAGAACTGAAAACCATCCTCAAGGACGAATACGGCATCGAGCCCGCAGCAGGCGGCGCAGTGATGATGGCCGGTCCTGCTGACGGTGGTGGCGCTGCCGAAGAAGAGAAAACCGAATTCGACGTCGTTCTGAAGAACGCGGGCGCATCCAAGATCAACGTGATCAAGGAAGTGCGCGGCATCACCGGTCTGGGCCTGAAAGAAGCCAAGGACCTGGTCGAAGCCGGCGGCAAGATCAAGGAAGGTGTCGACAAAGCGGAAGCAGAAGACATCAAGAGCAAGCTGGAAGCCGCAGGCGCGGAAGTCGAGCTGGCCTGA
- the nusG gene encoding transcription termination/antitermination protein NusG: MAKRWYSVSVLSNFEKKIAEQIRTSAEEQGLQDQIDEVLVPTEEVIEVRRGKKVTAERRFMPGYVLVHMEMSDKGYHLINSINRVTGFLGPQGRPMPMRDAEVQAILGRVQEGEEAPRTLIHFEVGEKVKVADGPFEDFDGMIEEVDDENQRLKVSVSIFGRETPVELEFTQVNKQA, encoded by the coding sequence ATGGCAAAACGGTGGTATTCGGTCAGTGTCCTGTCGAACTTCGAGAAGAAGATCGCAGAACAGATTCGCACCTCTGCCGAAGAGCAGGGCCTTCAGGACCAGATCGATGAAGTCCTGGTGCCGACCGAAGAAGTGATCGAGGTACGCCGCGGCAAGAAGGTGACGGCGGAGCGGCGTTTCATGCCCGGCTACGTGCTGGTGCACATGGAGATGTCCGACAAGGGCTACCACCTGATCAACTCGATCAACCGGGTGACCGGATTCCTTGGTCCGCAGGGGCGCCCGATGCCCATGCGCGATGCGGAAGTACAGGCCATCCTGGGCCGGGTTCAGGAGGGCGAAGAGGCGCCGCGCACGCTCATCCACTTCGAGGTGGGAGAGAAGGTCAAGGTTGCCGACGGCCCGTTCGAGGATTTCGATGGCATGATCGAAGAGGTCGACGACGAGAACCAGCGCCTGAAGGTGTCGGTGTCGATCTTCGGGCGTGAGACCCCGGTCGAACTGGAATTCACTCAGGTCAACAAGCAGGCGTGA
- the rplK gene encoding 50S ribosomal protein L11 encodes MAKKLVGTMKLQVKAGQANPSPPVGPALGQRGINIMEFCKAFNAKTADMEPGAPCPTVISYYQDKSFTMDIKTPPASYYLKKAAKVNSGAKTPSRETVGTVTTKQLREIAEAKAADLSANDVEAAMKIILGSAKSMGIEVK; translated from the coding sequence ATGGCCAAGAAACTCGTCGGTACGATGAAGTTGCAAGTGAAGGCGGGGCAAGCGAACCCGTCCCCACCCGTGGGCCCCGCACTGGGTCAGCGCGGCATCAACATCATGGAATTCTGCAAGGCGTTCAACGCCAAGACGGCTGACATGGAGCCCGGCGCACCGTGCCCGACCGTCATCAGCTACTATCAGGACAAGTCCTTCACCATGGACATCAAGACGCCCCCGGCGTCCTACTACCTGAAGAAGGCGGCCAAGGTGAACTCCGGCGCGAAAACGCCGTCGCGCGAAACCGTCGGCACCGTCACCACCAAGCAGCTGCGCGAGATCGCCGAGGCGAAAGCCGCCGACCTGAGCGCGAACGACGTCGAAGCGGCGATGAAGATCATTCTGGGCTCGGCGAAGTCCATGGGCATCGAGGTGAAGTAA
- the secE gene encoding preprotein translocase subunit SecE, with amino-acid sequence MATTNPLQFIQQVRTEVGKVVWPTRREVLLTTVMVFILAALTAVFFAIVDILIRGGLQGILGMFS; translated from the coding sequence ATGGCCACCACCAATCCCCTTCAGTTCATCCAGCAGGTGCGTACCGAAGTCGGCAAGGTCGTCTGGCCGACCCGGCGCGAGGTATTGCTGACGACGGTGATGGTGTTCATTCTCGCTGCGCTGACGGCGGTTTTCTTTGCCATCGTCGACATCCTGATCCGGGGCGGGTTGCAGGGTATCCTCGGGATGTTCAGCTAG
- a CDS encoding glycosyltransferase family 2 protein: MAAGKWSIVTILREPREVLERFVAWHLHQGADRIHLYFDDPQDPGIDAMRQFGERVIATPCTDAFWEELGVLEVANFTKRQNAAIMHAYRQIEDGWVAVVDGDELLWSNDRPISEMLKALPETQRSVVIRPVEYVNYPQEPEKLLFRRFIDGDMLDQVFGNFAVFMNRNRGFAGHVTGKTLTRAGLEVSRAHPHWFVDADGKRITDGALALDDGCALLHFYFLNYADWRRKADFRLKAFRNGRRDMLLARMHRLVKLGRERKLRFLWSGLHQITPSQHDLMKTNGLLLDLDVDMAGIVGRYFAPVEEPLRLAG, from the coding sequence ATGGCAGCAGGCAAGTGGTCGATCGTGACCATCCTTCGCGAACCCCGCGAAGTCCTTGAGCGTTTCGTGGCGTGGCATCTTCACCAAGGCGCGGACCGCATCCACCTTTACTTCGATGATCCGCAGGATCCGGGTATCGACGCGATGCGCCAGTTCGGGGAAAGGGTCATCGCCACCCCCTGCACCGATGCCTTCTGGGAAGAGCTGGGCGTGCTGGAGGTCGCGAATTTCACGAAACGCCAGAACGCCGCGATCATGCATGCCTACCGGCAGATCGAGGACGGCTGGGTCGCGGTCGTCGATGGCGACGAACTGCTGTGGTCGAACGACCGCCCGATCTCCGAGATGCTGAAGGCGCTGCCCGAAACGCAGAGGTCGGTGGTGATCCGCCCCGTCGAATACGTGAACTATCCGCAGGAACCCGAAAAGCTGCTGTTCCGTCGTTTCATCGACGGCGACATGCTGGACCAGGTCTTCGGGAATTTTGCCGTCTTCATGAACCGCAACCGCGGGTTTGCCGGCCATGTCACCGGCAAGACATTGACCCGCGCCGGTCTGGAAGTCTCCCGCGCGCATCCGCACTGGTTCGTCGATGCGGACGGGAAACGGATCACCGATGGGGCGCTTGCGCTGGACGACGGATGCGCCCTGCTGCACTTCTATTTCCTGAACTACGCCGATTGGCGGCGCAAGGCGGACTTCCGGCTGAAGGCGTTCCGCAACGGGCGGCGCGACATGCTGCTGGCGCGGATGCACCGGCTGGTGAAGCTGGGCCGGGAACGCAAGCTGCGTTTCCTGTGGAGCGGCCTGCACCAGATCACCCCAAGTCAGCATGACCTGATGAAGACGAACGGGCTCCTTCTCGATCTTGACGTAGACATGGCCGGGATCGTCGGCCGGTATTTCGCTCCGGTCGAAGAACCCTTGCGCCTTGCGGGCTGA
- the rplA gene encoding 50S ribosomal protein L1: MAKLAKRTVAAREAFAGKEDVTVEEAVALIKSNSKVKFDETMEIAMNLGVDPRHADQMVRGVVGLPNGTGKTMRVAVFARGPKAEEAEKAGADIVGAEDLMETVQSGKIEFDRCIATPDMMPIVGRLGKVLGPRNLMPNPKVGTVTMDIKEAVEAAKGGQVQFKAEKGGVVHAGVGKLSFDEAKLAENIRAFVGAVAKAKPAGAKGTYMKKINLSSTMGPGISVAVDDAMTGQA, translated from the coding sequence ATGGCAAAGCTTGCAAAACGTACTGTCGCCGCCCGCGAAGCATTCGCCGGCAAGGAAGACGTGACCGTCGAAGAGGCCGTCGCGCTGATCAAGAGTAATTCCAAGGTCAAGTTTGACGAGACCATGGAGATCGCCATGAACCTCGGCGTCGACCCCCGCCACGCGGACCAGATGGTGCGCGGCGTTGTCGGCCTGCCCAACGGCACCGGCAAGACCATGCGCGTCGCCGTGTTCGCACGCGGTCCCAAGGCCGAGGAAGCCGAGAAGGCCGGTGCGGACATCGTTGGTGCCGAAGACCTGATGGAAACCGTGCAGTCCGGCAAGATCGAATTCGATCGCTGCATCGCGACGCCCGACATGATGCCGATCGTCGGCCGTCTGGGCAAGGTGCTGGGCCCGCGCAACCTGATGCCGAACCCCAAGGTCGGAACCGTGACCATGGACATCAAGGAGGCCGTCGAGGCCGCCAAGGGTGGTCAGGTGCAGTTCAAGGCCGAGAAGGGCGGCGTCGTGCACGCCGGCGTCGGCAAGCTGAGCTTCGACGAAGCCAAGCTGGCCGAGAACATTCGTGCCTTCGTCGGTGCGGTCGCCAAGGCCAAGCCGGCAGGCGCCAAGGGCACCTACATGAAGAAGATCAACCTGAGCTCCACCATGGGCCCGGGTATCTCGGTCGCGGTCGATGACGCGATGACCGGCCAGGCCTGA
- the rplJ gene encoding 50S ribosomal protein L10 produces the protein MDRAQKEQLVDELGQIFESSGVVVVAHYTGLTVAEMQDLRARARNAGGAVRVAKNRLAKIALEGKPCASITDLLTGMTVLTYSEDPVAAAKVAQDFAKENQKFVILGGAMGENALDVAGVESVSKMPSREELISTVAGMLGAPASNIAGAIGAPASNIASILSTIEDKAA, from the coding sequence GTGGATAGAGCACAAAAAGAACAGTTGGTCGACGAACTCGGCCAGATCTTTGAAAGCTCTGGCGTTGTCGTGGTCGCCCACTACACCGGTCTGACAGTTGCTGAAATGCAGGACCTTCGCGCGCGTGCTCGTAACGCTGGCGGGGCCGTGCGTGTTGCCAAGAACAGGCTCGCCAAGATCGCCCTTGAAGGAAAGCCCTGCGCAAGCATCACCGACCTTCTGACGGGCATGACCGTTCTGACCTATTCTGAGGATCCCGTGGCCGCGGCCAAGGTTGCTCAGGATTTCGCCAAGGAGAACCAAAAGTTCGTGATCCTTGGCGGTGCGATGGGTGAGAACGCACTCGACGTGGCCGGTGTGGAATCCGTGTCCAAGATGCCTTCGCGGGAGGAGCTTATCTCCACCGTCGCGGGCATGCTGGGCGCACCTGCATCGAACATCGCCGGGGCCATTGGCGCACCTGCAAGCAACATCGCATCCATCCTGTCCACCATCGAGGACAAGGCTGCGTAA